One genomic region from Campylobacter concisus encodes:
- a CDS encoding 4Fe-4S binding protein — protein MKEFGFYNDFDDTLMLNEQIEINNEKEEYLVSNSPKLKSNITAPEINFYLKNTTASVLEKAKNTLLLYEARATAFDMAKDVDYEKEVGKNVVIVSNSGREELANLLKENGYKVIELTHFEVKFIYGAAGELSVLILRANDEFEVDCDFFLVENARDYMLKQSGCYEIAGLEDEAVLKILNEKTPKFKYKSLTQYDSSICQYHERRNEICGRCVDVCPTVAILKEDETKHLVFSQIDCVNCGNCISVCPSGSLDSTLMPQNSFATIAKLYKGKIPLIISNETNLDELNISLPENVLPFFISAPHMLNQAHLLTLLQESGASVILFSKTLGKGEKDAISILNQIYELKFKETAIYHAKDKNELEDTLKKAKFIADSQHTINEYALPKREIFAKRLEFLVGSEDLGVVKSGEMIRYGDVKINTDSCTLCLSCVGACNVSALVADKKTNSILFNPSVCTACGYCELSCAEKDTISLEVGKISLKPEFFTYNELARDELFACVECGKEFATKKAVEKIATIMQPRFGNDRVKIKALYCCADCKAKLMVQAQINAMKEDLLNG, from the coding sequence ATGAAAGAATTTGGCTTTTATAACGATTTTGACGATACTTTAATGCTAAATGAACAGATAGAAATAAATAACGAAAAGGAAGAATATTTAGTTTCTAACTCACCAAAGCTTAAATCAAACATTACCGCACCTGAGATAAATTTTTATCTAAAAAATACAACTGCAAGCGTATTAGAAAAAGCTAAAAATACACTTTTGCTTTATGAAGCAAGAGCAACTGCATTTGATATGGCAAAGGATGTTGATTACGAAAAAGAAGTCGGCAAAAATGTCGTAATAGTAAGCAACTCAGGCCGTGAGGAACTAGCAAATTTATTAAAAGAAAATGGCTATAAAGTCATTGAATTAACGCATTTTGAAGTAAAATTTATTTATGGAGCAGCTGGCGAACTTAGTGTTTTGATACTTAGAGCAAATGACGAATTTGAGGTCGATTGTGACTTTTTCTTGGTTGAAAACGCAAGAGATTATATGCTAAAGCAAAGCGGCTGTTACGAGATAGCTGGGCTAGAAGATGAAGCTGTGCTTAAAATTTTAAATGAAAAAACTCCAAAATTTAAGTACAAAAGTCTAACTCAATATGACTCTTCGATCTGCCAATACCATGAACGAAGAAATGAAATTTGTGGACGCTGTGTTGATGTTTGTCCAACTGTGGCCATTTTAAAAGAAGATGAGACAAAGCATCTTGTTTTCTCACAAATTGATTGTGTAAATTGTGGCAACTGCATTAGCGTCTGCCCTAGCGGATCTCTTGACTCTACACTTATGCCACAAAACTCATTTGCTACTATTGCCAAACTTTACAAAGGCAAAATTCCACTAATAATCTCTAATGAAACAAATTTAGACGAGCTAAATATAAGCCTACCTGAAAATGTCCTACCTTTTTTCATATCAGCACCGCATATGTTAAATCAAGCGCATCTTCTTACATTGCTTCAAGAAAGTGGTGCGAGTGTGATTTTATTTAGCAAAACTCTTGGCAAAGGCGAAAAAGACGCCATTAGCATCTTAAATCAAATTTATGAGCTTAAATTTAAAGAGACGGCGATCTATCACGCTAAAGATAAAAATGAGCTTGAAGATACACTCAAAAAGGCAAAATTTATAGCTGACTCACAACACACAATAAACGAATATGCCTTACCAAAAAGAGAAATTTTTGCAAAAAGGCTCGAGTTTTTAGTAGGTAGTGAAGATCTTGGCGTGGTAAAAAGCGGCGAGATGATAAGATACGGCGATGTCAAGATAAACACTGATAGCTGTACGCTTTGTCTAAGTTGCGTTGGCGCTTGTAACGTAAGTGCGCTAGTGGCTGATAAAAAGACAAATTCGATTTTATTTAATCCAAGCGTCTGTACAGCTTGCGGATACTGCGAACTAAGCTGTGCTGAAAAAGATACCATAAGCCTTGAGGTTGGAAAAATTTCTCTTAAGCCTGAGTTTTTTACATATAATGAGCTGGCACGAGATGAGCTTTTTGCCTGTGTTGAGTGCGGAAAAGAGTTTGCGACTAAAAAAGCGGTCGAAAAGATCGCAACTATAATGCAACCAAGATTTGGCAACGATAGGGTCAAGATAAAAGCGCTTTACTGCTGTGCTGACTGTAAGGCCAAACTAATGGTTCAAGCCCAAATAAACGCGATGAAAGAGGATTTATTAAATGGATAA
- the upp gene encoding uracil phosphoribosyltransferase has translation MQNVKLISHPLIEHKLTILRDKNTQPFQFRMLVDEISYLMIFEATRNLKVKDVKVQTPVAVADAKRLTTKVMICPILRAALGMLDSVFTIIPDASVGFLGFQRNEETAQAEFFYAKLPKDAKERMAIIIDPMFATGGTAIDAVKFLREKGVKEIKFISIIAAPEGLKRFSEIYPDVEVYTASIDEKLNEKNYIVPGLGDAGDRVFNTL, from the coding sequence ATGCAAAACGTGAAGCTCATCTCGCACCCACTGATCGAGCATAAATTAACCATTCTACGTGATAAAAACACCCAGCCTTTTCAGTTTCGCATGCTAGTTGATGAGATCAGTTATCTTATGATCTTTGAGGCAACTAGAAATTTAAAGGTAAAAGATGTAAAAGTCCAAACTCCAGTTGCGGTGGCAGATGCAAAGAGACTTACTACAAAAGTGATGATATGCCCCATCTTAAGGGCTGCTCTTGGTATGCTTGATAGCGTTTTTACCATCATTCCAGATGCGAGTGTGGGCTTTTTGGGCTTTCAGCGAAACGAAGAGACAGCACAGGCTGAGTTCTTCTACGCAAAGCTTCCAAAAGATGCAAAAGAGCGCATGGCGATCATCATCGATCCTATGTTTGCGACTGGTGGTACGGCGATAGACGCGGTCAAATTCTTGCGTGAAAAGGGCGTTAAAGAGATCAAATTTATCTCTATCATAGCTGCTCCTGAGGGGCTAAAGAGATTTAGTGAAATTTACCCGGACGTCGAGGTCTATACGGCATCGATTGATGAGAAACTAAACGAGAAAAACTACATCGTTCCAGGTCTTGGTGACGCTGGCGATAGAGTTTTTAACACGCTTTAA
- the gltX gene encoding glutamate--tRNA ligase: MIVTRFAPSPTGYLHIGGLRTALYNYLYARANNGKFLLRIEDTDLKRNSEEATQAIKEAFAWCKLDHDGEVTYQSKRFDLYKEYVKKLLEEGKAYKCYMSKDELEELRASQEARKERPKYDNRYRDFTGTPPAGIEPVIRIKAPLSGEIVINDGIKGEVKFRVEDILDDFIIARSDGTPTYNFTVVIDDALMGVTDVIRGDDHLSNTPKQIVLYEALGFKTPKFYHVAMINGEDGKKLSKRHGATDVMEYKKMGYLPEALLNFLVRLGWSHGDDEIFSIDDMLKYFNPNDINKSSSTYNAQKLDWLNSHYIKTLSYERLAHDMLEFGVDFKALVKGELLLNLLRERSKTLIEMVNSANAIINAPKSYDEKAWAKFINENSKEILAKFAQILDRDLDAKGYEELTNKFLEQNSLKLKDLAQALRIALTGSSVSPSIFEVLEVVGSSETKNRIQNLLKEEK, encoded by the coding sequence ATGATAGTTACTAGATTTGCTCCTTCGCCTACTGGATACCTACATATAGGTGGACTTAGGACAGCTCTTTATAATTATTTATACGCAAGAGCTAATAACGGAAAATTTTTACTTCGCATTGAAGATACTGACCTAAAACGAAATTCAGAAGAAGCCACACAGGCCATAAAGGAGGCTTTTGCTTGGTGTAAGCTAGATCATGACGGTGAAGTAACATATCAGTCAAAAAGATTTGATCTTTACAAGGAGTATGTAAAAAAGCTTCTTGAAGAGGGCAAAGCATATAAATGCTACATGAGCAAGGACGAGCTTGAAGAGCTTAGAGCTAGCCAAGAGGCCAGAAAAGAGCGCCCAAAATATGATAATAGATATAGAGACTTTACGGGCACTCCTCCAGCTGGTATCGAGCCAGTTATCCGTATAAAAGCCCCGCTTAGCGGCGAGATCGTGATAAATGACGGTATAAAAGGTGAAGTTAAATTTAGAGTTGAAGATATATTAGACGACTTCATCATCGCAAGAAGCGACGGCACACCGACCTATAACTTTACGGTCGTGATAGACGACGCACTAATGGGTGTAACGGACGTAATCCGCGGCGACGATCACCTCTCAAATACCCCAAAACAAATTGTGCTCTACGAGGCGCTTGGCTTTAAAACACCAAAATTTTATCACGTAGCGATGATAAACGGCGAGGACGGCAAAAAGCTTAGCAAGAGGCACGGCGCAACCGATGTCATGGAGTATAAAAAGATGGGCTATCTGCCTGAAGCGCTCTTAAATTTTCTCGTTCGTCTTGGCTGGAGTCATGGCGATGATGAAATTTTTAGCATTGATGATATGCTTAAATACTTTAATCCAAACGATATCAACAAAAGCTCAAGCACATACAATGCTCAAAAGCTTGACTGGCTAAATTCTCACTACATCAAGACTTTGTCTTATGAGAGACTAGCGCACGATATGCTTGAGTTTGGCGTTGATTTTAAGGCTTTGGTAAAAGGCGAGCTACTGCTAAATTTGCTCCGTGAGAGATCAAAGACATTAATTGAAATGGTAAATAGCGCAAACGCGATAATCAACGCTCCAAAAAGCTACGATGAGAAAGCTTGGGCTAAATTTATAAATGAAAATAGTAAAGAAATTTTGGCTAAATTTGCTCAAATTTTAGATCGTGACCTTGACGCAAAGGGCTACGAGGAGCTAACAAATAAATTTTTAGAGCAAAATAGCTTAAAGCTAAAAGACCTAGCTCAGGCTCTAAGAATAGCGCTAACTGGCTCAAGCGTGAGCCCAAGCATCTTTGAAGTGCTTGAAGTAGTGGGCAGTAGCGAGACGAAAAATAGAATACAAAATTTATTAAAGGAAGAGAAATGA
- a CDS encoding DUF6803 family protein, which translates to MVMTHYMELLSLNQPYNLILFMVIPVGLTELLVAMEFLTMYHMDSGKNAGFKAVGKFAGIVLGVYFTALVIYFMAKIYPSIKWRGYADVIAVYSYLISVIPLLGIALLELNLIYKNASEKAKLKLHFCLLIFALIVAHVAMIFGMVDPSITGYKAENGEMGMHMNMPMNMPADMPMHDHHKMMMQNMSDDNSTNMHMHH; encoded by the coding sequence ATGGTAATGACACACTACATGGAGCTTTTATCGCTCAATCAACCTTACAATCTAATCCTCTTCATGGTGATACCTGTGGGGCTTACGGAGCTTTTAGTGGCGATGGAGTTTCTCACTATGTATCACATGGATAGCGGCAAAAATGCTGGCTTTAAGGCTGTTGGCAAATTTGCTGGCATAGTGCTTGGGGTCTATTTTACAGCTCTTGTGATCTATTTTATGGCAAAAATTTATCCAAGTATAAAATGGCGTGGATATGCCGATGTCATCGCTGTCTACTCATATCTCATCAGCGTAATACCACTTCTTGGCATCGCGCTTTTAGAGCTAAATTTGATCTACAAAAACGCAAGCGAAAAGGCAAAGCTAAAGCTTCACTTTTGCCTACTCATATTTGCCTTGATCGTCGCACACGTCGCAATGATATTTGGCATGGTTGATCCTAGCATAACTGGCTACAAGGCTGAAAACGGTGAGATGGGTATGCATATGAATATGCCAATGAACATGCCAGCAGATATGCCAATGCACGATCACCACAAGATGATGATGCAAAATATGAGTGATGATAACTCAACTAATATGCATATGCACCACTAA
- a CDS encoding ribonuclease domain-containing protein — protein sequence MNKRLLPALVAFVIAIIVGTFFFSNNGSEANKNAQILLEQLNKEGQKSQSLAENGSYTSKDEVALYIYKFNKLPKNFITKKEALELGWDAKSGNLWQISGGKSIGGDRFSNREKKLPEADGRKWFECDVNYNGGRRGAERILYSNDGLIYYTPDHYEHFYLLYEKRMQ from the coding sequence TTGAACAAAAGACTTTTGCCAGCCTTAGTCGCCTTTGTCATTGCTATTATTGTTGGCACTTTCTTTTTCTCAAATAATGGTAGTGAAGCAAATAAAAACGCTCAAATTTTACTTGAGCAGCTAAACAAAGAGGGACAAAAAAGCCAGAGCCTTGCAGAAAATGGCTCATACACTTCAAAAGATGAGGTCGCTCTTTATATCTATAAATTTAACAAGCTGCCAAAGAATTTCATAACCAAAAAAGAGGCACTTGAACTTGGCTGGGACGCAAAAAGCGGAAATTTATGGCAGATAAGCGGCGGCAAAAGTATCGGCGGGGATAGGTTTTCAAACAGAGAAAAGAAGCTACCTGAAGCTGATGGCAGAAAGTGGTTTGAGTGCGATGTAAATTACAATGGCGGCAGGCGCGGCGCTGAGAGAATTTTATACTCAAACGACGGACTTATCTACTACACGCCCGATCACTACGAGCATTTTTACCTGCTTTATGAGAAGAGGATGCAATGA
- a CDS encoding malic enzyme-like NAD(P)-binding protein: MTHVTKEEALNYHIGGKIEIKVKTPCETSRDLSMAYTPGVAEPCKEIEADNELAYKYTNKANLVAVITDGTAVLGLGDIGAIAGKPVMEGKSVLFKKFANVDAFDIELDEHDPDKIVEICKALAPTFGGINLEDIRAPKCFEIERKLQEAVDIPVMHDDQHGTAMITSAGMINAMEISGKDISKIKIVVSGAGAAGIACAKMYKALGAKHIVMIDSKGVIHSKRTDLTPEKVEFALETEDRTLADAMRGADMFLGLSKPGVLTKEMVTSMNKEPIIFALANPVPEIYPEDVEAVRSDVMMGTGRSDYPNQVNNVLGFPFIFRGALDVRAKKITENMKMAAARALAQLAKEPVPAEVLKASGVSELKFGKEYIIPKPFDKRVLTAVAPAVAKAAVEDGVARVKDFDVEAYRAKLAKGF, from the coding sequence ATGACACATGTAACTAAAGAAGAAGCACTAAACTACCACATAGGCGGTAAGATCGAGATAAAGGTAAAGACGCCTTGCGAGACGTCAAGAGACCTTTCAATGGCCTATACGCCTGGCGTTGCAGAGCCTTGCAAAGAGATAGAAGCTGACAATGAACTAGCTTATAAATATACAAATAAAGCAAATCTAGTAGCCGTTATCACTGACGGCACGGCTGTTCTTGGACTTGGAGACATCGGCGCCATTGCTGGTAAGCCAGTTATGGAAGGAAAGTCGGTCTTATTTAAAAAATTTGCAAACGTGGATGCCTTTGACATCGAGCTAGACGAGCATGATCCAGATAAGATCGTTGAGATTTGCAAGGCTCTTGCTCCGACATTTGGTGGTATAAATTTAGAAGATATCCGTGCTCCAAAATGCTTTGAGATAGAAAGAAAGCTTCAAGAAGCAGTCGATATCCCTGTAATGCACGATGATCAACACGGTACAGCGATGATAACAAGTGCTGGTATGATAAATGCGATGGAAATTTCTGGCAAAGATATATCTAAGATAAAAATCGTAGTTAGCGGCGCAGGTGCGGCTGGCATTGCATGCGCGAAGATGTATAAAGCGCTTGGTGCAAAACACATCGTGATGATAGATAGTAAAGGCGTAATTCACTCAAAAAGAACAGACCTAACACCTGAAAAGGTAGAGTTTGCGCTTGAGACTGAGGATAGGACTTTGGCTGATGCGATGAGGGGTGCTGATATGTTTTTAGGTCTTTCTAAGCCTGGTGTGCTTACAAAAGAGATGGTTACTTCAATGAATAAAGAGCCTATCATCTTTGCTTTGGCAAACCCAGTGCCTGAAATTTATCCAGAGGATGTTGAGGCTGTAAGAAGTGACGTTATGATGGGCACAGGCAGAAGCGACTATCCTAACCAAGTAAATAACGTTTTAGGTTTCCCTTTTATCTTTAGAGGTGCGCTTGACGTTAGAGCTAAAAAGATCACTGAAAATATGAAAATGGCTGCAGCTAGAGCACTTGCACAACTTGCAAAAGAGCCAGTGCCAGCTGAGGTTTTAAAGGCAAGTGGCGTTAGCGAGCTAAAATTTGGTAAAGAGTACATCATCCCAAAACCATTTGATAAACGTGTGCTAACAGCGGTTGCTCCAGCAGTTGCAAAAGCTGCGGTTGAAGATGGTGTAGCGAGAGTAAAAGATTTTGATGTTGAGGCTTATAGAGCCAAACTTGCAAAAGGATTTTAA
- a CDS encoding peptidylprolyl isomerase, producing MKKMLFLAAGMLSALNLYSAQMVNGIAAIVENEPITLYEVYSLKEQLRASEQDALNLLIRDRLEDAQIKNLNISVTPFELNDRIESIAKQNGMTNSQFRSSIQAQGMDFLEFKNNIEKKMLQEKLYKSILAEAGKNVNEQKAKMYFDANPDKFKVFSTAKVVLYRAKNPEELEAQKTSPSLLSSIQTQELSLDYQSIDPRLAAIIAGTNNGEFTQILKGADSFDMFYVKEKIGSYTPSFADVKDNVINELYQGEQEKLMADYFDKLRAKAKIQILR from the coding sequence ATGAAAAAAATGCTCTTTTTGGCTGCTGGTATGCTAAGTGCTTTAAATTTATATTCAGCTCAGATGGTAAATGGTATCGCAGCCATTGTAGAGAACGAACCCATCACACTTTATGAAGTTTATAGCTTGAAAGAGCAGTTAAGAGCTAGCGAACAAGATGCTTTAAATTTACTCATAAGGGATAGACTCGAAGATGCTCAAATAAAAAATTTAAACATTAGCGTAACACCATTTGAGCTAAACGACAGAATCGAATCAATCGCAAAGCAAAATGGCATGACAAATTCTCAGTTTAGAAGCTCTATCCAAGCTCAAGGCATGGACTTTTTGGAGTTTAAAAACAACATAGAAAAAAAGATGCTTCAAGAAAAGCTTTATAAAAGCATCTTGGCTGAAGCTGGCAAAAATGTAAATGAGCAAAAAGCAAAGATGTATTTTGATGCTAATCCCGATAAATTTAAGGTCTTTAGCACTGCTAAAGTGGTCCTTTATAGGGCAAAAAATCCTGAAGAACTAGAAGCTCAAAAAACAAGTCCATCACTACTTAGCAGCATACAAACACAAGAGCTAAGTTTAGACTATCAAAGCATAGATCCAAGACTAGCAGCTATCATAGCTGGCACAAATAATGGCGAATTTACCCAAATACTAAAAGGCGCTGATAGTTTTGATATGTTTTATGTAAAAGAGAAAATAGGCTCATACACACCAAGCTTTGCAGATGTTAAGGATAATGTTATAAACGAGCTTTATCAAGGTGAGCAAGAAAAACTTATGGCTGATTATTTTGACAAACTCCGCGCAAAAGCAAAGATTCAAATTTTAAGATAA
- a CDS encoding barstar family protein, with protein MKSVILDAKKMSEKEKMHEYFAKKFDLPEYYGKNLDALFDSLCEINEPTLIKLKNEKFLDDSAKESLTRLFRDVCNENEMVKFELVKD; from the coding sequence ATGAAAAGCGTAATCCTAGATGCCAAAAAGATGTCTGAAAAAGAGAAGATGCATGAGTATTTTGCTAAGAAATTTGACCTGCCAGAGTACTACGGCAAAAATTTAGACGCGCTCTTTGACTCTCTTTGCGAAATAAATGAGCCAACTCTTATAAAGCTAAAAAATGAAAAATTTTTGGATGATAGTGCAAAAGAGAGCTTGACTCGGCTATTTCGCGATGTTTGCAACGAAAATGAGATGGTTAAATTTGAGCTTGTAAAAGATTAA
- a CDS encoding MqnA/MqnD/SBP family protein, whose amino-acid sequence MIFGKIDYLNLLPFHVFLKSAPLSSQIKKAIEFKKGVPSKLNRALNARKIDAAVISSIASKKANLKKLNFGIVAKKDVKSVLVRKNSAPKPDPASASSNALAKVLKLNGEVIIGDRALKAYLSEGKECFYDLGKIWHEKTNLPFVFGRFSYVKNGSFYKKLVAKFLQKNVKIPNYILAQYAKSRGISEQDIKWYLKFISYKIGPKEQKSLRKFFKENRLLKVAKKN is encoded by the coding sequence ATGATATTTGGAAAGATTGATTATCTAAATTTACTCCCATTTCACGTTTTTTTAAAATCAGCCCCACTAAGCTCTCAGATAAAAAAGGCGATCGAGTTTAAAAAGGGCGTGCCAAGCAAGTTAAATAGAGCCCTAAACGCTAGAAAAATCGACGCTGCGGTGATCTCAAGCATAGCTAGCAAAAAGGCAAATTTAAAGAAGCTAAATTTTGGAATAGTCGCCAAAAAAGATGTAAAAAGCGTGCTTGTGCGCAAGAACTCAGCCCCAAAGCCAGATCCTGCCTCAGCCAGCTCAAACGCCCTAGCCAAGGTGCTTAAACTAAATGGAGAGGTGATCATAGGCGACAGGGCGCTAAAGGCATACTTAAGCGAGGGTAAAGAGTGCTTTTATGATCTTGGTAAAATTTGGCACGAAAAGACAAATTTGCCCTTTGTTTTTGGGAGATTTTCTTACGTAAAAAATGGCTCGTTTTACAAAAAACTGGTCGCAAAATTTCTACAAAAAAATGTAAAAATTCCAAATTATATATTAGCCCAGTATGCCAAAAGTAGAGGCATAAGCGAGCAAGATATCAAGTGGTATCTTAAATTTATAAGCTACAAAATAGGACCAAAAGAGCAAAAATCACTCAGAAAATTTTTTAAAGAAAATAGATTATTAAAAGTAGCAAAAAAGAATTAA